Genomic segment of Aquarana catesbeiana isolate 2022-GZ linkage group LG09, ASM4218655v1, whole genome shotgun sequence:
gcgctggagcctcagaacgcgctggtcctggggttttttggagcttaatgcccgtacacacggtcggactttgttcggacattccgacaacaaaatcctaggattttttccgacggatgttggctcaaacttgtcttgcatacacacggtcacacaaagttgtcggaaaatccgatcgttctgaacgcggtaacgtaaaacacgtacgttgggactataaacggggcagtggccaatagctttcatctctttatttgttctgagcatgcgtggcactttgtgcgtcagatttgtgtacacatgatcggaatttccgaaaacggattttgttgttggaaaattttatatcctgctctcaaacgttgtgtgtcggaaaatccgatggaaaatgtgtgatggagcctacacacggtcggaatttccgacaacaaggtcctatcacacattttacgttggaaaatccgaccgtgtgtacggggcataagaacacctatgccacttacagctcctaaatgccctggtgggcatgaggccataggctaacatggagaagcaTTTTTAAGTTGTGAAAAACGCTcctaaaaagcagctgtaaaaacgtccgtgggcatgaggtgtaatttttgctgaccctaccactttcctcatgagagccctgcaggtgcagcagcttattgataattataaaatcacttccatacaaatacactttgcacatggacaaaaacaaacaaactgccATTTCTTCAGATtaccaaaaggtaggaatctgcaacaaagttggttaaaatctctgcaatgtacatagatcacccagagggtgtGCCAACTGACACACGGGCGGAACGTCAGttggcatcagccggttcaatagaaactggccgacatgcgtgtactgcagccagtccgacagaagccgacatgaccgaaaaaggtctgccgactggctcccgatcaagcaatggctgaaagcgctgactgtagtgttctggcgggagggccacccctgttagaacacaatagaatagcaggggagatctctgtactaaaattggattgttagtacagggactccgacctgagctgtcatttttttttttggcttagcccgctgggttgaacaaaatatAACTAGCAGTGTGTACGAGGTTTCAGTCTTTAGGCATAGAAGTGCCTAAAGGAAGGACTCATTAGATATTCCCAGCAAACTGGCCATCCAGTGCTTCATTAGATAATGAATGGGTGGGACTGGGAACGCTCTGATTGTTAAATAAAACACATTTCTCCATGTGGCTCCATGTTGGGTTATTCCTTCTGTCacctttcatttacatttatttataatcatttttattttttttgtagagcCGTAAAAAACAGCGAGAAGAGGTGGATCTGTCTGCCAGTGAGGAAGATGCTGCAGTGTCACTCAGTGGTGACTCTAAAACGAGAGAGCAGACTATCCATGACCGCATTGGATACAAACCACAGCCGAAGCCCAACAGCCACACTGTACAGTTTGGAAACTTTGAGTTTTAGAGCAAAGGGCTCCTGCTCTAAACGGAACTTTACCTTGTTTTTTATGAACTGAAGGAACTGTTTAATGAGTTAGCGCACAAGCAGAAATTAATTTGTGtgaatttaatgttttttttcttttttaatataagtGCCATATTTTTTCAGTGCTTGGTgacttttttccttaaaaaaaacaaaaaaaacagttatgccttgtacacacggtcagacattccgacaacaaaatccatcgtttttttccgacggatgttggctcaaacttgtcttgcatacacacgatcacacaaagttgttggaaaatccaatcgttccgaacgcggtgacgtaaaacactacggactataaacggggcaatagccaatagctttcgtctcttaatttattctgagcatgcgtggcactttgtccgtcggatttgtctacacacagaatttaaaggatcggattttgttgtcggaaaattttgtagcctgctctcaaactttgtgtgtcggaaattccgatggaaaaagtccgatggagcctacacacggtcggaatttccaacaacaagctccaattgcacatattccgtcggaaagtccgaccgtgtgtacagggcataagagtaaccATTCTAGTATATTATAATGCCTTTTGGAAAGGTTCTAGTCCAGTTAATATGTGACTTGTTAAAGCAGTCGTATACCCCGCTTTTGTgacttttacctgcaggtaagcctataataaggcttacctgcaggtaaaataaatatatcctaaacgtaAGCCATtgaggagatattcaccctgcatgcagcttttgacatcagcagcgcatgcgctctgaaggtctggcgtaTTGTGCCGGAAcgtcagagcttcttgccggaaccgAGGGCTTCCGTGCGCAGGCgagacatcatcgcggctctggccactcacaacgCCGGAGCTCGCAAACCCAGAAGTAAAaccgggggaacatgtcagccccctcagtggTGACCAGGTGCCACTGtgggggctttgttctaaggtatttcataataagctagtatgtggtgcatactagctcattatgcctttgtcttacaggttttttttttttttttccccagggttcacaaccgctttaaagtgaatTTATATTCTGAACCAAAGTCCCTGTTTCCGAGTCATTCAAAGTCATGTAAATGTTAGTAAGAGagctaaaaaaaatgtatctgtGCTTGCGTGACATCTTTAGCCAGAGGCAGCCAATCAACACCTATTGGAACAGTGACCCTTCCTATTAGCAAAAACcacagtgtttttagatctttttgtcagatgttactatggtattctgaattataattacaagcatttcataagtgtcaaaggtttTTATtcacaattacattaagtttatgcaaagagtcaatatttgcagtgttgatccttctttttcaagacctctgcaattcaccctggcatgctgtcaatcaacttctgcgccacatcctgactgatgacagCCCACCCTGGCCAAtccaatgcttggagtttgtggggttttttttgttcacctgcctcttaaGAATTGATGGGATTaatgtctggggagtttcctggccatggacccaaaatttctatgttttgttccccaagccacttagttatcacttttgccttatggcaaggtgctccatcatgctggaaaaggcattgttcatcaccaaactgttcttaaatggttgggagaagttgctctcggaggatgtttttgtaccattttttattcatggctgtgttcttaagcaaaattgtgagtgagcccactcccttgactgagaagcaaccccacacatgaatggtctcgggatgctttactgttggcatgacacaggactgatggtagcacttaccttttcttctccagacaaggttttttcctgaTGCCCCAAACAACCAAAAacagggattcatcagagaaaatgactttacctcggtcttcagcagtccaatccctgtacctttttcaaaatatcagtctgtccctgatgattttcctggagagaagtggcttctttgctgcccttcttgataccaggccatcctccaaaagtcttcacctcactgtgtaTGCAGACACACTTACACCTGCCTGCTATAATtcatgagcaagctctgcactggtggtgccctgatccctcagctgaatcaactgtaggagacggtcctggcacttgcttgactttcttgggcgccctgaagccttcttcacaaaggCAGTGAAAtgattttcatggcaaagagggactgatcactcttcataacattctggagtatatacaaattgccatcataaaaactgaggcagtagactttgtaaaaatgaatattcgtgtcattctcaaaacttttggccacggctgtaagttggaacaggtacattttttttaagtgcaactctagcaaaaaaaatagggctgttactgattaaaattttcgtgttcaattttttttttaatcgactaattttgattaattataacgcacatacagatccaactacttttagctgatttagcaccgttgttatggcaatgggcgaagccggacatagcggggcatggctaggacgtcaaactcagcctcactgtgcccataatctcagccttaccgtgctataatcgcagcctcactttgCTCATACTCTCAGCTttaccgtgcctataatcgcagccttactgtgcccataatgcagtctcaccgtgcccatgatCACAGcttcaccgttcccataatgcagcctcactgtgcccataatcgcagactcGCCATGCTtataatcgcagcctcgctgtgcccataatgctgcctcgctgtgcccataatggcagccccaccgtgcccataatcgcagcctgtagtcagtgcctggattacacagtctgtgggcatctcccgctctgtgtctcggagctgagtgtgaaaactttggccgcgctgtgagaaaagctccgccctcctcctagatcagctcgtgtgatagacagaacactgtgtctatcatacgagctgatctaggaggaaggCGGGACttctcacagcacggccaaagttttcacactcagctcggagacacacagcgggagatgcccgcagactgtgtatgacatatacagtcaggtccataaatatttggacatcgacacaattctaatctttttggctctatacaccaccacaatgtatttgaaataaaatgaacaagatgtgctttaactgcagactttcagctttaatttgagggtatttacatccaaatcaggtgaacggtgtaggaattacaagtttgtatatgtgcctcccactttttaaggtaccaaaagtaatgggacagattaacaatcatccatcaaactttcactttttaatacttggttgcaaattctttgcagtcaattacagccggAAGTctagaacgcatagacatcaccagaagctgggtttcatccctggtcatcctctgccaggcctctactgcaactgtcttcagttcctgcttgttcttggggcattttcccttcagttttgtcttcagcaagtgaaatgcatgctcaatcggattcaggtcaggtgattgacttggacattgcataacattccacttctttcccttaaaaaactctttggttgctttcgcagtatgcttcgggtcattgtccatctgcactgtgaagcgccgtccaatgagtcatgaagcattttgctaaataagagccgataatattgcccgaaacacttcagaattcatcctgctgcttttgtcagcagtcacatcatcaataaatacaagagaaccagttccattggcagccatacatgcccatgacatgacactaccaccaccatgcttcactgatgaggtggtatgctttggatcatgagcagttcctttccttctccatactcttctctttccatcactctggtacaagttgagttgatcttggtctcatctgttcataggatgttgttccagaactgtgaaagcttttttagatgttgtttggcaaactctaatctggccttcctgtttttgaggctcaccaatggtttacatcttgtggtgaaccctctgtattcactctggtgaagtcttctcttgattgttgactttgacacacatacacctacctcctggagagtgttcttgatctggccaactgttgtaaagggtgttttcttcaccagggaaagaattcttcggtcatccaccacagttgttttccatggtcttccggtgttgctgagctcaccagtgctttctttctttttaaggatgttccaaacagttgatttggccacagctaatgtttttgctatctctctgatgggtttgttttgttttttcagccaaatgatggcttgcttcactgatagtgacagctctttggatctcatattgagagttgacagcaacagattccaaatgcaaatcgcacacttgaaatgaactctggaccttttatctgctccttgtaaatgggataatgagggaataacacacaccttgccatgggacagctgagcagccaattgtcccattacttttagtcacATATatgacatatacaaactgttgtaattcctacaccgttcacctgatttggatgtaaataccctcaaattaaagctgaaagtctgcagttaaagcacatcttgttttgtttcatttcaaatccattgtggtggtggtgtatagagccaaaaagattagaattgtgtggatgtcccaatatttatggacctgactgtagtggaggaggagggagcggagcgctgtgctgcagccacagcttgacCCAAAGcgcccccagggcaggcagcctaccgatcaaaaaaatgacagattaatcgaggaattaatcgttcatTTTCGCAgccctaaaaaaaaagtttgcattttttggatagcatagggaagggttaacacccctgtaatgtttgttttgctgtctgtgtccctgttcagaagatctcacctcactttctgtccctatgacaattggattttcaaAATTTGGAGCTGTTGAGGAAaaaaggattagtgataaagcatcagtggagacaccttttccccaagataactcttacagaagtgaatttgccttcctaggggtaatttcctctcacttcctgttgtctctctctgtTTGTAAATATGAGTGGTATGTAAGTCCGATGtatgtaactcagggactgcctgtactgtgCATATGAAAGTCACACACCAGTGTTAAGGTGTCTCAGCAAAGTGTCACCCTTCTCTTGTCAATTGGAGTACCGCTGTAGGAACATGTAAAGAAACTGGGACCAAGAATACCTGATATACCATCCTATATCATATGAGAGAGATTTAGATAAAGTAAATATTCCTTTCTCTGACAGTGCTGGGTTAATGACAAAGAAACAGTGCTAACatggctgtatacagtgctcccaaaccgccagGAAACCCCACGTGCCCAATCCCGCCAGGAGGCCGACACTGCacactgctaatcacaggcagtgagacatttcccgatctgtgcagctgcggaccgggaaatgtctcactgcctgtaattagctGTATGCAGTTTCGGCTTCCTGTCCTGGTGGGATCGGCTTATAGTGTttcgaacatgcctgagcccacctctacccgcaagcgcaccacccgggtgtgaaagcacccattgcaatgaatgggaggcactttacaggcactatttctagcgctaaaactcctgaaaactgcctccgtgggaaaggggcgtgttcaaaataatagcagtgtggagTTCAATTAGTGATGTCATTCAGTCTGTGAAAAAAACAGGTGTCAAACAGGTGGCCCTTATTTAAGGACGAAAGCAGCAAATGTTGTACATGCTGGGTATAGTGCATTGCTCTCTAAAATGGGTCGTTCCAGACATTGTTCAGAAGAACAGCATACTTTGGATTAAAAATGTATTAGAGAGAGAAAAACCTATAAAGGAGTGCAGAAACTGATAGGCTGCTCAGCTAAAATgatctcaaatgttttaaaatggcaACCAAGACCAGAAAGACGTGGAAGAAAATGGAAAGCTACCATTCGAATGGATCAAAGAATAGCCAGAATGGCAAAGACTCAGTCAATGATCAGCTCCAGAGCGAATAAAGGTGTAAAGTTACCTATGAGTACTATAACAATTAGAAGACGCCTATGTGAAGCCAAGCTCTAGGCAAGAAGCCCTCACAAAGTCCCATTGTTGAAAAAATGAcgtactgaagaggttacaatttgCCAAAGAACACATTGACTGGCTTAAAGAGAAATGGTGCAACATTTTGGGcactgatgaaagcaagattgttgTTTTTGGGTCTTGGGGCCGCAGTTTGTCAGACGACCCCCAAACACTGAATTCAAGCCACAGTACActgtacagtgaagcatggtggcgcaaGCTTCATGATATGGGGGATGTTTCTCATACTTTGGTGTTGGGCCTATTTATCGCATACCAGGAATCAGTTTGGATACATACTTGACGTGGTCA
This window contains:
- the CDC26 gene encoding anaphase-promoting complex subunit CDC26; the encoded protein is MLRRKPTRLELKLDDIEEFESIRKELESRKKQREEVDLSASEEDAAVSLSGDSKTREQTIHDRIGYKPQPKPNSHTVQFGNFEF